Below is a genomic region from Acidobacteriota bacterium.
GTCCCCTACGGCGATTCCCAGGTTTAGGTCCTCCGGCCGCAGCCCGAACTGCTCGCACAGCTCGGTGATCTTCTGCTCCAGCTTCATCAGCGCCTGCCCCATCTCCTCGACCTGCGCATCGGCCAGCGTACCACCTTCCATGCGCCGGATCGCCTGCCGCTCCAGCACCTTCCGCAGCAGCTCGATCAGTCCGAGAACGAGCTTGGCGAGACCTTGCTCCAGCGACTCGGAATCGCAGTCGATGCGCTCAGTCGTGCCGTGGACGGTGTTTTCGAGCTGGCGCTTCAGGTCGCTGACGGCAGAGGTCACCTCGTCGGCGGAGACTTGCCGCGGCTCGTCGTTCTTGGAACGCTCGCTCATGCCGTCTTTCGTTATGGCCGTCTTTCGTTTATGAGGGTGTCGTCAACGCAGCGTCGAGAAACTCGGCCGGCGGCCACGGGCCCGTTACCCGCACCCGCGCCACGCGCACCGCGGCTCCGAGATCCAGCGCGCCGCTGCCGTCAATCTTTTCGATCCTTGCCGCGAACTCGCGCTCTTGCCCGCGGGCTACCAGAGCGTAGCAGCGCAAGCCCGCGCGCGTCTCGCGCTCACGCCACTCCACCGCTAATCCGGCCACCCTCTGCCGCGCCGCCGCCGCCGCTTCGCGCAACGCGCTTTGCGCGTCGCGCCGCGCTTCCAGGTACTCGCGACCGCCGCTCGGGGTCGAATCCTTTTTGGCCGAGTCTTGCTCGGCCGTGACGTGCAGCTCCATCTGCACCATGCCGGTCAGCCGCTCGAGCTCGCGCTCGACCGCCACCGCGTTGCTCTGCAACCACGCCGAGAGCGCGGCGGTATCCGCGAGCGTGGTCGGAAAGCGGAAAGGGACCACCGCTCCCGCCTGGAAGAATGTGTGGACTACGCGATGGAACGCGAGCAGGTCGTCTTTTGCCGCTCCGCCGGCAACGCCGCCTTCCGAATACCAGCACGCGACGCCAGCCTCGCCGCTGGTCACGAAGTCGGCGCGCAGCAACCGGGCTTCGCCCACGCCCACACCCGGCGCGCCGGCGGCAGCCGAGTCCGCTTTCGTCATGCAATAGAGAAGCAGCACGGAGTCGATTCTAATGGCGAGGCATGCTAGCGGGGGCGCGGGTCTTGAACGCGCGCCGCTCCGATTCTTCCACGCTGCGCAGCGCGGTCTCCACCGAGGTCAACACGACGTTCAGCCCGAGATACACCAGGTCCACTCCGGCGATGGAGATCACGATGCTGCCCTGGATGACCACGCCGGAGTTCAAGACGTGGTCGATCACGTCAAGCAACGAGATCTCGAGCTCGGGCGCGGTGCTGGCGACCAGCAATTCGGGATCAGCGGCCATGGTCACTCACAAAATGGTCACTCACAAAATGCTCACCCACAAAATGGTCACCCACAAAATGGTCACCCACAAAATGCTTGCTCACCCACGTTCACTCACAAAGGAATAAGGAGGCCAGGGGCCGGTACATTCGATGCGCCGTTCCGCTCCCCAACGCCGCGCATATCTTCCCAGCACCTCATCCCACTGCTTGCGGTCGTTGCGCCGGACGAGGAACGAAGCCTGCCACTCCAAGCCGCGCTGTCCGCCGGACAGCTTGCCGCCGGGAACCGCGTCGGCAGCGACCTTGGCCAGCGCCTGCGCGAATTCCTTCACCTCTACCGAAAGTTGCGCCGGAGCTGCCGGCTTGAGGATGGCCGCCTTCTGCCGCAGGTAGTCGCGCCCACTCTCCGCCGCAACCGTGGGACGTTCCGGTTCGGACTGAAAGACTTTCACTCCCCATTCCTCGGTGCCGGCGAGGCGGCGTAGCGCGGCTTGCAGATCTTTCTTCCGTCCGGCCACGTCGGCAAACAGCGTTTTTTCGCTGATGAAGACGGTGCCAAAGCGGGCCGGCAGCACGGTGTCGCGGGCAGAGAGTTCAGCCACCACGCGCTGATGGCGCACGCTTGCCTCCGCCAGCCAGTCCAGGTTCTCGATGTTGCGCTCCAGTTCGTCGCCGAACTCGTGCGCGTCCACACGGCTGATCCAGCACGTGAGGCCGGAGCTGGAGACGGCCTCCACGCTCACCACGCCATCCACGCCCGGCGCGTGCGGGGGCGACTGCTGGCCGCTGCGCGCGATGCCGTAGAGGTAGAGGACGCGCCCCACGGCCTGCGGCGGCTTCTTCGCGATTGCGCTGCTGATGGATGCCTTGCGGATGGACTTCTTGCCCGCAGATCTCTTGCCGGCGGACTTCTTGCCGGCGGACTTCTTGGTGCGCCCGCGCGGCTGCGCCCGCTTGCCCGCTTTTCGGTGGGACACGGATTTGCGCACGTTCTTCACGTAGTCTTCTTCACGCGGCTTTCTGGTTTCTAAGCAAGTCGCCACAGTTCGCGGGTGAAAGTCTCGAGCCCTTTGCGCCCGTGGATCTCGTGGCCGAAGTCGCGCACCACGAAAAGGTCCGCGCTGCCCGCGCGCAGGCGTGCGAGTGTCGCCAGTTGCCAGGCACGCGCCCGCTCCAAGCGGCGGCATCCGGCGGCATCGTCCGGAAAGATCACGCGATTCACGAAGACGGCCGCCGGCGCCACTTTCAACTCCGCCAGCGCCGCGAGCAGCCGCCGCGTCTCGCGATCGGGCAGCGGCTCGGCGAGCATCACCACCCAGAGCCGCACCCGCTTGGCATCGCGCAGCATTTGGGACAGCTCGCGCACGCGTTGTCCGATGGTCGCCACTTCCACCGCGATCTCGCGCGCGAGCGGTAGTGTACGGTGCGATGCCAGGCTTTTCAA
It encodes:
- a CDS encoding gas vesicle protein K, producing MKRQLENTVHGTTERIDCDSESLEQGLAKLVLGLIELLRKVLERQAIRRMEGGTLADAQVEEMGQALMKLEQKITELCEQFGLRPEDLNLGIAVGDLGGQLPEKGAGKESDDK
- a CDS encoding gas vesicle protein, translating into MAADPELLVASTAPELEISLLDVIDHVLNSGVVIQGSIVISIAGVDLVYLGLNVVLTSVETALRSVEESERRAFKTRAPASMPRH
- a CDS encoding GvpL/GvpF family gas vesicle protein, encoding MSHRKAGKRAQPRGRTKKSAGKKSAGKRSAGKKSIRKASISSAIAKKPPQAVGRVLYLYGIARSGQQSPPHAPGVDGVVSVEAVSSSGLTCWISRVDAHEFGDELERNIENLDWLAEASVRHQRVVAELSARDTVLPARFGTVFISEKTLFADVAGRKKDLQAALRRLAGTEEWGVKVFQSEPERPTVAAESGRDYLRQKAAILKPAAPAQLSVEVKEFAQALAKVAADAVPGGKLSGGQRGLEWQASFLVRRNDRKQWDEVLGRYARRWGAERRIECTGPWPPYSFVSERG
- a CDS encoding GvpL/GvpF family gas vesicle protein, producing the protein MLLLYCMTKADSAAAGAPGVGVGEARLLRADFVTSGEAGVACWYSEGGVAGGAAKDDLLAFHRVVHTFFQAGAVVPFRFPTTLADTAALSAWLQSNAVAVERELERLTGMVQMELHVTAEQDSAKKDSTPSGGREYLEARRDAQSALREAAAAARQRVAGLAVEWRERETRAGLRCYALVARGQEREFAARIEKIDGSGALDLGAAVRVARVRVTGPWPPAEFLDAALTTPS